The Lycium ferocissimum isolate CSIRO_LF1 unplaced genomic scaffold, AGI_CSIRO_Lferr_CH_V1 ctg7130, whole genome shotgun sequence region AATATCTAGCATGAAAATTAAACAGTATCCTGCTAGCTTTCGAAGCAAAGTGCATTACGTGGAGTTTAACATCTTCCAACAGTTCATAATTTTGCAGTTAAGAATGTTTTTGAGATACCCAATTTTGTGAATCATCAAGACTATTCTCCATAATCTCCAGAATCAAACCCCTGTTGCCAACAAGAGGCACTCAACAGGACTTTAGATGATGCAAATACCTTATTGACACCAAGAagataacaaaacaacaaaacactTCGAAGCTCAATAAATTGGACTAGGTCAAGTAGTTTCGACCACAAATATAGTGGCACAAGATTGAGACAATTCAACTTATTGGATTACACTCCCCAGGGGGTatagtatttcaaaatatgacaTTGCTTTTGTACACATAGATGTAAACACACTTACATTTATGGaactttttcaaatatttatgtTTGATTGGCATAAAACTTGAATACTCCATCctttcaatttaagtgtcttagtttgacaaggcacggaatttaagaaaataaggaagacttttaaatcgtatggttttaaattaaagatgtgtgtaatgtaccaaaatgtcctTTGAATCCGATACAAATTGCACTAAGTTTTGATAAGTGGATGGATAGCTTGATCACTTCTCCACCCCTCTTAATGAGAAAAAGGAGCATGTATATATTGAACAGACTTTGCATAtataatttgaagaaaactatCATAAAATTCTTGGACATTGGAGAAGAAATTTACACAGTAGCAAACAAGGTGCAATTGTAGCAATACTAGGAATTAGCAAAACTCTCCTCACCTTGGGCCTGATAGGACTGAAGGAAGtaaaggagttgaatttgcatGAGTGATATTTGGTAGTTTACTCACCATTTGTGGCTTAAGGAAACTGTAGTCTAGAttcttttcaacttccaaaacacCCTCCATGGCCTTGACCACCATTGACATTGATGGCCTCTTTGCGTAGTCCCCTTGTAAACACCAGGCAGCAATCTGCATCGTCTCTATTACATCTTCTTTGTATAACTGCATATCTTCACTGTGCTTATCAATAAGATCCTCCAATTTCCCTTCCTCTGCCTTTTTCCTGAATAAGTTCAACATTACCTTCTGGTCTTCAGACTCGGATGCCTCGAAATGTCTTCTTCCGCTCAAAATTTCCAAGATCACAATGCCAAAGCTGTAGACATCTACCTTTTCTGTTATAACTCCATTACGCCATTCAGGAGCCAAATAACCAGGAGTGCCTCTCATCGTAGTCCTTACTTGGCTCTGATTCCAATCAATTAGCTTTGAAAGCCCAAAGTCAGAGAGTTTAGCGTTGTGCTTATCATCTAGGAGTATGTTTGGGGGCTTAATATCCAAATGTAGAATCTTTTGCCTGCATTCTTCATGAAGGTAGGCTAATCCTTTGGCTATATCTTGAATAATCTTCCTCCTGCAATTCCAATCAAGAGTAAGCTCTTGTTTCCCATGGTAGATCCATTTTTCTAGTGATCCATTGCTCATGAACTCATATACCAGAAGCCTATGAGATTTCTCAGCACAGAAGCCAATTAATTGCACCAAGTTTACATGATGTATGCTGCCAATAGCTTCAACCTCAGCTAAGAATGATTTTTTGACTTGGCCTATACCATCAAGGCATTTCACTGCAATTTTTGTGCCATGTTCTAAGCACCCTTCAAACACTGACCCAAATCCTCCTTGACCAAGCTTCTTTGTGAAGTTATCCGTTGCAGTCTTTAGATCATCGTAAGAAAATCTAGTGGGCATTCCTAGCACGTGATCTAGATAATTCTCCTCATCTTCATTggcctttttcttcttcctgaATATAAAAACTGCAATTCCATATATGACGCCTAGGATGGCAAATCCAGTGACAGTGGGCATTATAGCAACATTAATGGGCTTTTTCCCTTTAGAAGCTGCTGGTTTAGCTTCAACCTGTACTTTTATAAATGCATGGGAATCATACTTTGTCCTGTCCTTCTCATTATTCATTAATGAGAAGATCTCGGACGGTAGGTAGCACTCCCCCCTGGAAGAGTTTAAACCACTATGAAATAAAGCAGCTTTACAGGAGCAGTTCCTCAAACATGCATCTTTACATGTATTCATATCAGTGTCTGTAATATCTGCAGTAAACGtgaaatagtccacatcttCAAGTTCCAGAAATTTGTGGTCATTTAAATCATTACAAGTCAGCCTTGTTATCTCAGAGCAACCCAGATTAGCCTGCCTATCATTTACCTGTCTGAAATAGGTAGTTGAATTAGAGCTTGATTTGGGACAACTACATTGACCCCCTGAGCAAATGCCGTATCTTCCACAGACCATGGGGTAATTGCAGTCACCATAAAAACCTGCCAGGAGATCATCCACCTTTTTCCACTGACTTTGCCACTCATACACTTTCAAGTATCCATCAGACTCCAGTTTCACATATTGAGCAGACGATGCTGGAGGAATAGAAACCAGTGGCCGCGGATCTTCAGAATCACTATAATTTGAGAGTAAAGCTAAGCTCCCATTCAAATACACAGTAGAACTTGCATTCAACCCATTAATAGAGCATGAAAAGTAAGTTTGGGGAGGATTTGACTCTATAAAAGCAACCAAACCATGATCGGTAGTAGAGAAGGAGAACAAACCTCCTTCGGTCCAGTTTGTTCTTGAAACACTTGCTGTTAGCTTCATCCCTGATACTAACTTCTGCCCTGGAACCAAAGAATCAGTTGGGTGATCAAAAGATTGCCAAAAAGTTGCATTCTTGGAATCAAACAGAACAATATTCCCCTCATCAGTCAGGTTTAAGCCAGCAACAGATTTCCCAGCAGTATTTGTTGACCAAGCCAAAGTACCATCAGCGTCTCTGAGCACTAAGTCTCCTTCTGCTGTAAGTTGCAAAGTAGAATTGATCTTAACTGGATTGTTCCTGTTAGCAGACCAAACAACTTGTGGGAATCCATCTAGAATAATAGAGGAACTGTAGGTTTGCACAATGAATATGGAAAAGAGGCAACTTTCACAATTTCCATTACAGTAGAAACCACAAGCATATCTTGGACCAAAGGTTCCTCTGAGTAATATAGGCCTTACTATTGAGCCATCAGTGAAATCCACTGAACCTGGTGCAGATAAGCTATTGATCCAAGTTGTAGAAAGATTTGCAGTTGGGTAATCAAAGGGTTGGCTGACCATCAAatgaaaagaacaagaaagaatgaaggaGAGAGGAAATATCCAGCATAAAGCCACAAGAAAACTTTAACATACACTCACACTCCTATGAAGTATATTCTTAACTaagtatattaaaatataatttataaaagaaaaattaacttttttttttctatgtactttatttttatgaaattttataaaagaacaaacattTTTGTTGAATGATCAGTCTTGTGAGTACCTCAGGCAGAGGCGGATGGAGCATTATAATTtgggattcaattgaaccccaaaatTTCGATGCGGTGtacaaatttatatgtaaaaatttactaaatttataataaatagtagatatgaacctaTAGCTTAGAAATATAATGATTCAAAtgcttaaaaatttaaaaggttgAACCAAAGTTTAAATCACTGGATCGCGCTCGACCTCGGGCTCCTTTGTTTCTGTTGGATAACATCCCTTTGCAAAAACACTCATATTCACAAAGTAGCAGAAAACTCGAAAGATTTATCCGCAACAAGCATTGAGAAATAGAATTCGCGCGGATTTGACTCAATGTATGCAAAAAGGCCAACACTTTGAACTTCAAATGTGAACAAACCTTGATTCCAATTTGTTCCTGATATGCTGGATATCAGGTTCTGTTTAGGAACCAAAGAGTCTGTTAAGTTGGTGTCATTACTTTTTCCAAAGAGGACAAGATTTCGCATTACTGTCAAGTTGAAGCGTGAAATAATCTTTCCACTTGTGTTTGTATTCCAAATCAAAGTCCCATTTGACTCCATTAGAGTGTTTCTAGAGAAAGTGAGGGTTGCTCAGTTGGTAAAGTACCTTCCACCCACGACGATGAGTCGGGGGGTTTCGAGTTGGAGGGGGAAGTGTGAAACGCTATAGATCCTCCaaaaaatggggggggggggggggggggggggcgtggGTGTTTCCAGAAAGAAGGCTCTGCTTGAGTGAAGTGGGAATATACTCTACAGTCCAAAAATCAAACATAAGCtgccaaaacaaagaaaattgtGGACATTTCTTCTGGCTTTCCAGTCAAACCTGGCGACAAGTCCAGCCAAAGCAAGTACACTTTTTTCCTAAAAGAAAATGTCAAGTTTGGGAATGATCACAAGCATTAAAAGTATGAAACAACTTGGCAACTCTAAAGGTTTTAATTATATTGGATTCACTCTTGACATTTATTCCCTACCTAATTTATTTTAGAACCgttatttaattttaagaaaagaaaaagaatcatTTGAATGAAAGGTCTAACAGTTTTAGATTTAACTAGGAGGGGAAGTGTCAGATCATGAAGCCCAAATTTTGCTTTACTTCTCCACATATCTTCTGAAATAGCCAATAGTCCCTATTCCACGCATATTTTTaaggggaaagggtcaaaaatacccctctactttggaaaaagggttaaaaatatctttccaaatttattttgggtcaaaaatacccttcccaTCTTTAAAGTTTTGAATATACTGTCTTGAAGGAAATTATACTTACGAATAactcaaatcattttttaaaccggctccatcatttaaacccgactcaactaaataataactcataagatccccttattcccctaATACGTAAGTTTGAaatttgagggaattgggggaataaggggatcttatgggttattatttagttgggtcgggtttaaatgatggaaccggtttaaaaaatgatttcgagttattttgggggataatttcagTCAaaacaggggtatatttgaaaactttaaagatgagaggggtattgttgacccaaaataagtttggaggatatttttagccctttttccaaagtagaggggtatttttgaccctttcccctaTTTTTAAACATGGGGCAGTGAGCTGACAGGCCCAAGTAAGTTTTCATTTGGAAGCTAGACcccaagttttaattattaggtAATTGGACCCTATTTAGGATTAAGGCTAATTAAGTAGAGATAAGTTATTGGGGCGTCAAAATAAGCCCCCAAgtttaaaaaatacattttcgtccaaggatttaaaaaataaaaaataaa contains the following coding sequences:
- the LOC132045580 gene encoding G-type lectin S-receptor-like serine/threonine-protein kinase SD2-5, translated to SFLVALCWIFPLSFILSCSFHLMVSQPFDYPTANLSTTWINSLSAPGSVDFTDGSIVRPILLRGTFGPRYACGFYCNGNCESCLFSIFIVQTYSSSIILDGFPQVVWSANRNNPVKINSTLQLTAEGDLVLRDADGTLAWSTNTAGKSVAGLNLTDEGNIVLFDSKNATFWQSFDHPTDSLVPGQKLVSGMKLTASVSRTNWTEGGLFSFSTTDHGLVAFIESNPPQTYFSCSINGLNASSTVYLNGSLALLSNYSDSEDPRPLVSIPPASSAQYVKLESDGYLKVYEWQSQWKKVDDLLAGFYGDCNYPMVCGRYGICSGGQCSCPKSSSNSTTYFRQVNDRQANLGCSEITRLTCNDLNDHKFLELEDVDYFTFTADITDTDMNTCKDACLRNCSCKAALFHSGLNSSRGECYLPSEIFSLMNNEKDRTKYDSHAFIKVQVEAKPAASKGKKPINVAIMPTVTGFAILGVIYGIAVFIFRKKKKANEDEENYLDHVLGMPTRFSYDDLKTATDNFTKKLGQGGFGSVFEGCLEHGTKIAVKCLDGIGQVKKSFLAEVEAIGSIHHVNLVQLIGFCAEKSHRLLVYEFMSNGSLEKWIYHGKQELTLDWNCRRKIIQDIAKGLAYLHEECRQKILHLDIKPPNILLDDKHNAKLSDFGLSKLIDWNQSQVRTTMRGTPGYLAPEWRNGVITEKVDVYSFGIVILEILSGRRHFEASESEDQKVMLNLFRKKAEEGKLEDLIDKHSEDMQLYKEDVIETMQIAAWCLQGDYAKRPSMSMVVKAMEGVLEVEKNLDYSFLKPQMVSKLPNITHANSTPLLPSVLSGPR